The Sylvia atricapilla isolate bSylAtr1 chromosome 13, bSylAtr1.pri, whole genome shotgun sequence genome includes a region encoding these proteins:
- the CSK gene encoding tyrosine-protein kinase CSK: MSGMQAVWPSGTECIAKYNFHGTAEQDLPFSKGDVLTIVAVTKDPNWYKAKNKVGREGIIPANYVQKREGVKAGIKLSLMPWFHGKITREQAERLLYPPETGLFLVRESTNYPGDYTLCVSCEGKVEHYRIIYSSSKLSIDEEVYFENLMQLVEHYTTDADGLCTRLIKPKLMEGTVAAQDEFSRSGWALNMKDLKLLQIIGKGEFGDVMLGDYRGNKVAVKCIKNDATAQAFLAEASVMTQLRHSNLVQLLGVIVEEKSGLYIVTEYMAKGSLVDYLRSRGRSVLGADCLLKFSLDVCEAMEYLEANNFVHRDLAARNVLVSEDNIAKVSDFGLTKEASSTQDTGKLPVKWTAPEALREKKFSTKSDVWSFGILLWEIYSFGRVPYPRIPLKDVVPRVEKGYKMDAPDGCPAVVYEVMKKCWTLDPGHRPSFHQLREQLVHIKEKELYL; this comes from the exons ATGTCAGGGATGCAG gCCGTGTGGCCTTCCGGTACAGAATGTATCGCCAAGTACAACTTCCACGGTACCGCCGAGCAGGACCTGCCCTTCAGCAAAGGAGACGTCCTCACCATCGTCGCTGTCACCAAG GATCCCAACTGGTACAAGGCGAAGAACAAGGTGGGCCGGGAGGGCATCATTCCTGCTAACTACGTCCAGAAGAGGGAAGGGGTCAAAGCTGGCATCAAGCTTAGCCTTATGCC GTGGTTCCACGGGAAGATCACGCGGGAGCAGGCGGAGCGGCTGCTGTACCCCCCCGAGACGGGGCTGTTCCTGGTGCGGGAGAGCACCAACTACCCCGGGGACTACACCCTGTGCGTCAGCTGCGAGGGCAAGGTGGAGCACTACCGCATCATCTACTCCTCCAGCAAGCTCAGCATCGACGAGGAGGTCTACTTCGAGAACCTCATGCAGCTGGTGGAG CATTACACCACGGACGCAGACGGGCTCTGCACCCGCCTCATCAAACCCAAGCTGATGGAGGGCACGGTGGCAGCGCAGGACGAGTTCTCCCGCA GCGGCTGGGCCCTCAACATGAAGGACCTCAAGTTGCTACAGATCATTGGCAAAGGGGAATTCGGAG ACGTGATGCTGGGGGATTACCGGGGGAACAAAGTCGCCGTGAAGTGCATTAAAAACGACGCCACAGCACAGGCCTTCCTGGCAGAGGCGTCCGTCATGAC GCAGCTCCGACACAGCAAcctggtgcagctgctgggggtgaTTGTGGAGGAGAAGAGTGGCCTTTACATCGTCACCGAGTACATGGCCAAG ggcagCCTAGTAGACTACCTGCGGTCGCGTGGGCGGTCGGTGCTCGGGGCAGACTGCCTGCTCAAGTTCTCCCT AGATGTCTGTGAAGCCATGGAGTACCTGGAAGCCAACAACTTCGTGCACCGGGACCTGGCGGCGAGGAACGTGCTGGTCTCGGAGGACAACATCGCCAAGGTCAGCGATTTCGGGCTCACCAAGGAAGCCTCCTCCACACAGGACACAGGCAAGCTGCCCGTCAAGTGGACAGCGCCAGAAGCACTTAGAGAAAAG aaatTCTCCACCAAGTCGGACGTGTGGAGCTTCGGGATCCTCCTCTGGGAAATCTACTCCTTCGGGCGAGTGCCTTATCCGAGAATT cccctgaagGACGTGGTGCCCCGCGTGGAGAAGGGCTATAAGATGGATGCTCCGGACGGTTGTCCAGCCGTGGTCTACGAGGTGATGAAGAAGTGCTGGACCCTGGACCCCGGCCACCGGCCGTCCTTCCACCAGCTCCGTGAACAGCTAGTGCATATCAAAGAGAAGGAGCTCTACCTGTGA
- the CPLX3 gene encoding complexin-3: MAFMVKSMVGGQLKNLTGGLGGEEKSEGEKSPAEAQGMTREEYEEYQRQLVEEKMERDAQFAQRKAERATVRSHFRDKYRLPKNETDDNQIQLVGGDVELPKELAKMIEQDNEEEEEKNSVIGQLSNIQNLDLDSLKDKASATLEDLKQSAEKCSLM, encoded by the exons ATGGCGTTCATGGTGAAGAGCATGGTGGGGGGACAGCTGAAGAACCTCACGGGCGGCCTGGGCGGCGAGGAGAAGAGCGAGGGCGAGAAGTCTCCGGCCGAGGCGCAGGGCATGACCCGCGAGGAGTATGAGGAATATCAGCGGCAGCTGGTGGAGGAGAA GATGGAGAGAGATGCCCAGTTTGCCCAGCGCAAGGCGGAGAGAGCCACGGTCAGGTCTCACTTCCGAGACAAGTACAGGCTGCCCAAG AACGAGACGGATGACAACCAGATCCAGCTGGTGGGAGGTGACGTGGAGCTGCCCAAGGAGCTGGCCAAGATGATCGAGCAGGACaacgaggaggaggaggagaagaacTCGGTTATCGGCCAGCTCAGCAACATCCAGAACCTGGACCTTGATTCCTTGAAGGACAAAGCTTCGGCCACGCTAGAGGACCTGAAGCAATCGGCGGAGAAATGCTCCCTGATGTga
- the ULK3 gene encoding serine/threonine-protein kinase ULK3, producing the protein MAGAGWAPPRLDEFILTERLGSGTYATVYKAYRKRDTREVVAIKCVNKRSLNRASVENLLTEIEILKTIRHPNIVELKDFQWDSDHIYLIMEFCAGGDLSHFIRTRRMLPEKVARVFLQQLACALKFLHDRNISHLDLKPQNILLSTPENPQLKLADFGFAQYMSPWDEKHVLRGSPLYMAPEMVCRQHYDARADLWSVGVILYEALFGKPPFASHSFAELEEKIRSDRAVQLPSRPQLSLECRDLLGQLLERDPRKRISFECFFAHPFVDMEHIPGPESLGKATDLVVEAVRKDQEGDAKAAFSLYRKALEYFVPALHYETDARRKEAIRAKVRQYISRAEELKVLVTSSNKNLLEKGNPARELLKEMAKDKPRLCAALEVASAAIAKEEEGRDDSDALELYQQSLGELLLLLAAEPAGRRRELLHAEIQTLMARAEYLKDQIKMREAQSMGKEALAESVRSGESRFSEGTWGIFLQLPQTRRYPCPRLIPIPHSPGSPGTGSLPGGVEPAESRCAPAQPVPCSDSRELPSGTLLTALPGDAETRFLSPPSRVAPGGVTLGLPALGDLRGHLPLSQALAYFPASPAWTVCCCSLPCHSGRVIPL; encoded by the exons ATGGCCGGGGCCGGCTGGGCCCCGCCGCGCCTCGACGAGTTCATTCTCACCGAGCGCCTCGGTTCCGGCACCTACGCCACCGTCTACAAGGCCTACAGGAAG AGGGACACGCGTGAGGTGGTGGCCATTAAGTGCGTCAACAAGAGGAGCCTGAACCGAGCATCGGTGGAGAACCTGCTGACAGAGATCGAGATCCTCAAGACCATCCGCCATCCCAACATTGTGGAGCTCAAGGACTTCCAG TGGGACAGTGACCACATCTACCTGATCATGGAGTTCTGCGCTGGGGGAGACCTCTCCCACTTCATCCGGACACGCAGGATGCTCCCCGAGAAGGTGGCACGCgtattcctgcagcagctcg CCTGTGCCCTGAAGTTCCTCCACGACCGCAACATCTCCCACCTGGACCTGAAGCCTCAGAACATCCTCCTGAGCACCCCAGAGAACCCTCAGCTGAAACTGGCAG ATTTCGGCTTTGCTCAGTACATGTCCCCGTGGGATGAGAAGCACGTGCTGCGCGGCTCCCCGCTCTACATGGCCCCCGAGATGGTGTGCCGGCAGCACTACGACGCCCGCGCGGACCTGTGGTCGGTGGGCGTCATCCTTTATG AAGCACTTTTTGGGAAGCCGCCCTTCGCTTCCCACTCCTTCGCCGAGCTGGAGGAGAAGATCCGCAGTGACCGGGCTGTGCAG cttcccAGCCGgccccagctctctctggaATGCCGGGATCTCTTGggacagctgctggagagggacccTCGGAAGCGCATCTCCTTCGAGTGTTTCTTTGCCCACCCTTTCGTGGACATGGAGCACATCCCTGGCCCCGAGAGCCTGGGCAAGGCg ACTGACCTGGTGGTGGAGGCGGTGAGGAAGGATCAGGAGGGAGATGCCAAGGCTGCCTTCTCCCTCTACCGCAAAGCCCTGGAGTATTTTGTGCCAGCACTGCACT ATGAAACTGATGCTCGGCGCAAAGAAGCCATCCGGGCCAAG GTGAGGCAGTACATCTCCCgagcagaggagctgaaggTGTTGGTCACCTCCAGCAACAAGAACCTCCTGGAGAAAGGAAACCCGGCCAGGGAGCTCCTTAAAG AGATGGCCAAGGACAAGCCTCGGCTCTGCGCCGCGCTGGAAGTGGCTTCGGCTGCCATCGCCAAG gaggaggaaggcagggatgACAGCGATGCCCTCGAGCTGTACCAGCAGAGCttgggggagctgctgctgctcctggctg CGGagccggcggggcggcggcgggagctgCTCCATGCAGAG ATCCAGACCCTGATGGCCCGAGCCGAGTACCTCAAGGATCAAATCAAG ATGCGGGAGGCACAATCCATGGGCAAAGAGGCGCTGGCGGAGTCCGTCCGGAGCGGTGAGTCGCGCTTTTCCGAGGGCACTTGGGGAATATTCCTCCAGCTGCCACAGACACGCAGATATCCGTGCCCGCGGCTGATCCCAATCCCGCACAGCCCCGGCTCCCCCGGCACCGGGAGCCTGCCTGGAGGGGTGGAGCCCGCTGAGTCCCGGTGTGCCCCGGCACAGCCTGTACCTTGCAGTGACTCCCGGGAGCTGCCCAGCGGGACGCTGCTCACCGCCCTGCCAGGAGACGCCGAGACGAGGTTTCTGTCCCCTCCGAGCAGGGTGGCACCTGGGGGGGTCACCCTcgggctcccagccctgggggaccTGCGGGGACATCTGCCCCTCTCCCAGGCGCTGGCTTatttccctgccagccctgcctggaccgtctgctgctgcagccttccCTGCCACAGCGGGCGGGTTATTCCACTCTAA
- the SCAMP2 gene encoding secretory carrier-associated membrane protein 2 yields MSGFDTNPFADPVDINPFQDPSVTQLTNTSQSGLDEFNPFSESSQLTNAARTTPAQPSGHSQPAVLQTSVEPTPQAVAAAAQAGLLQQQAELERKAAELEKKERELQSHAASIDPRQNNWPPLPKRCPIKPCFYQDFSADIPADYQRICKMLYYLWMLHSITLFLNLLACLAWFSVDNSRGVDFGLSILWLILFTPCAFLCWYRPIYKAFRSDSSFSFFVFFFIFFCQIAIYIIQAVGIPGWGDSGWIAALSEVKGNLAVVVIMMVVAAFFTLCAVLSLFLLKQVHSLYRRTGASFQRAQEEFSQGILTNRSFQNAAAGAASSAAQSAFRGN; encoded by the exons ATGTCGGGCTTCGACACCAACCCGTTCGCCGACCCGGTGGACATCAACCCTTTCCAG GACCCCTCGGTGACACAGCTCACAAACACCAGCCAAAGTGGCTTGGATGAATTCAACCCCTTTTCCGAGAGCTCCCAGCTG ACAAATGCGGCGCGGACGACACCAGCGCAGCCCTCGGGCCACTCGCAGCCGGCCGTGCTGCAGACATCCGTGGAGCCCACACCACAG gccgtggctgcagcagcacaggcagggctgctccagcagcaggcagagctagagaggaaagcagctgagctggagaagaaggaaagggaattGCAGAGCCATGCAGCCAGCATCGACC CGAGGCAGAACAACTGGCCGCCTCTCCCCAAGAGGTGTCCCATCAAGCCGTGCTTCTATCAGGATTTTTCTGCAGATATCCCAGCTGACTACCAGCGGATATGCAAGATGCTTTATTACTTGTGGATGT TGCATTCCATCACCCTATTCCTAAACCTGCTTGCTTGCCTGGCGTGGTTCTCAGTTGACAACAGCAGAGGAGTGGACTTTGGTCTCTCGATTCTGTGGTTAATTTTATTCACCCCTTGTGCCTTTCTCTGTTGGTACCGACCGATTTACAAGGCTTTCAG GTCTGACAGCTCCTTCAGCTTCTTCgtcttctttttcatcttcttctgcCAAATAGCAATCTACATCATCCAGGCTGTCggaattcctggctggggaGACAG CGGCTGGATCGCGGCGCTGTCGGAGGTGAAGGGGAACCTGGCCGTGGTGGTGATCATGATGGTGGTGGCAGCGTTCTTCACGCTCTGCGCCgtcctctccctcttcctcctcaagCAG GTGCATTCCCTGTATCGGCGCACAGGAGCCAGCTTCCAAAGGGCCCAGGAGGAGTTTTCCCAAGGCATCCTCACCAACAGGAGCTTCCAGAACGCAGCGGCCGGGGCGGCCTCCTCGGCTGCACAGAGTGCTTTCCGGGGAAACTAA
- the MPI gene encoding mannose-6-phosphate isomerase, producing the protein MAEIRVFPLSCVVQNYAWGKVGLESEVAKLVASGDPLVQIQPDQPYAELWMGTHPRGDALIRDNRIPQKTLGQWIADNPACLGAKVKDAFQGHLPFLFKVLSVDTALSVQAHPNKELAAKLHAQFPEHYPDANHKPEMAIALTCFEGLCGFRPVEEIVSFLQNVPELRALIGEVAAEQLERSGSDDPRGVSAALRVCFTRLMKSEKKFFVDQLNMLVKRISQEAAEGKDTSGSNGDLLLRLHSQYPGDIGCFTIYFLNVVRLEAGEALFLGANEPHAYLHGDCVEIMACSDNTVRAGLTPKFIDVLTLCEMLNYTPAPSSSKIFPAAQSQLDPYVYLYDPPVPDFAILRIEIPASIKLYLISAMDSASILLVIQGTAVGTSTAAASEMSLHRGSVLFISANESISLHLSSPDGMLLFRACCLL; encoded by the exons ATGGCGGAGATCCGGG TGTTCCCCCTGTCCTGCGTGGTGCAGAACTATGCCTGGGGGAAGGTGGGCTTGGAGAGCGAGGTGGCCAAGCTGGTGGCCAGCGGTGACCCTCTGGTCCAGATCCAGCCTGACCAGCCCTATGCCGAG CTGTGGATGGGCACACACCCGCGGGGCGATGCCCTCATCCGGGATAACCGCATCCCCCAAAAGACCCTGGGCCAGTGGATCGCCGACAACCCCGCCTGCCTGGGGGCTAAGGTGAAGGACGCcttccagggacacctcccctTCCTGTTCAAGGTGCTGTCGGTCGACACCGCCCTGTCCGTCCAGGCACATCCCAACAAG gagctggcagcGAAGCTCCATGCCCAGTTCCCTGAGCACTATCCCGATGCCAACCACAAGCCCGAAATGGCCATCGCCCTCACCTGCTTCGAGGGCTTATGTGGCTTCCGGCCTGTGGAGGAGATTGTCTCCTTCCTCCAGA ATGTCCCCGAGCTGCGGGCGCTGATCGGGGAGGTGGCAGCGGAGCAGCTGGAGCGCAGCGGGAGCGACGACCCCCGCGGGGTCTCGGCCGCCCTCCGCGTCTGCTTCACCCGCCTCATGAAGAGCGAGAAGAAGTTCTTCGTGGACCAGCTGAACATGCTGGTGAAGAGGATCTCCCAGGAAG CGGCAGAAGGGAAGGACACGTCAGGGAGCAATGGGGACCTGCTGCTGCGGCTGCACTCCCAGTACCCCGGGGACATCGGCTGCTTCACCATTTATTTCCTGAACGTGGTgaggctggaggcaggagaggcCCTGTTCCTGGGAGCCAACGAGCCCCATGCCTACCTGCACGGAG ACTGCGTGGAGATCATGGCGTGCTCGGATAACACGGTGCGTGCCGGGCTCACCCCCAAGTTCATCGATGTGCTCACCTTGTGTGAGATGCTCAACTACACgccagcacccagcagctccaagaTCTTCCCGGCGGCGCAGAGCCAGCTTGATCCCTATGTCTACCTCTACGACCCACCCGTGCCAGACTTTGCCATCTTGAGGATAGAG ATCCCTGCCTCCATCAAGCTGTACCTCATCTCTGCCATGGACTCTGCCAGCATCTTGCTGGTGATCCAAGGGACAGCCGTGGGCACCTCCACAGCCGCAGCCTCCGAGATGTCCCTGCACCGTGGCTCCGTGCTCTTCATCTCGGCCAACGAGAGCATCTCCCTCCACCTCTCCTCGCCCGATGGGATGCTGCTCTTCCGagcctgctgcctcctctga